A section of the Marinoscillum sp. 108 genome encodes:
- the nirD gene encoding nitrite reductase small subunit NirD — MTEDILEYRTVLPAQVTTWYPACRVEDFPKDGGLCISYRGLQIAVFNFTRRQEWYATQNLCPHKHQMILSRGMIGSEGDEPKVACPFHKKTFSLKTGANLNGNECELATYPVKVENGTVLVGFA, encoded by the coding sequence ATGACAGAAGATATACTCGAATACAGAACCGTACTCCCAGCCCAGGTGACCACCTGGTACCCGGCATGCAGGGTGGAGGATTTCCCTAAAGATGGAGGCCTTTGTATCTCCTATAGAGGCTTGCAAATCGCCGTTTTCAATTTTACCCGCAGGCAGGAATGGTATGCCACACAAAACCTGTGTCCTCATAAGCACCAGATGATCCTGAGTCGGGGCATGATCGGCTCAGAAGGGGATGAACCAAAAGTGGCCTGTCCCTTTCACAAAAAGACCTTTTCGCTGAAAACGGGGGCCAACCTGAATGGCAATGAGTGTGAGCTGGCCACCTATCCGGTAAAAGTGGAAAACGGCACAGTCCTGGTGGGATTTGCGTAA
- a CDS encoding type IV pili methyl-accepting chemotaxis transducer N-terminal domain-containing protein, translated as MAKLRFKRLGLFYLIALGCIALSIVVSQILIQTSINRQQDDAHVINVAGRQRMLSQKISKLALKIEHQKGERLQNIIALREALALWKQSHEGLQFGDAELGLSGANSSIIMEMFETISPHYEAIYQNAQDLLSLPPDHDDSTALLRADYVSTILAHESTFLEGMDKIVFQYDEEAQKKVRELKETEYFLLVISLLIIIIELIFIFRPLARSVRATVQDLMASEESSRKMTRELSKLYEELGKSYQDLEAVNLEPESPSLYASMSAQGEFMYLAPRFLHMMEYEETEPPKTFQQLLKSSGYKDDFIKGLMLLLQENKNWTGEIRLITEPGDFCWVETFLIPIAITGEIKMISHDITEFKEAKIRSRELNRERIEKSVKEQQYRSVLILEGQEEERKRLSRELHDGVGQMLSAMKLLLESFAPSSNPMKMRLEDAKSLMKSIIQEVRRVSFNLTPSSLDDFGLVPAIKKFCDEINSVTKAKVEFVNETRFINRLESTIETNLYRIIQESVNNALKYAKATHITVRFSHNINSLNILIEDDGKGFDYDRLGSSGHFEKAGHGIFNMKERTSYIGGSFNLTTELGKGTKIFITLSLDKND; from the coding sequence ATGGCAAAACTCAGATTTAAACGTTTAGGACTTTTTTACCTCATAGCACTTGGTTGCATCGCGCTGAGCATCGTTGTTAGCCAAATTCTGATACAGACCTCCATCAACCGTCAGCAGGATGACGCTCATGTGATCAATGTGGCGGGTCGTCAACGGATGCTGAGTCAAAAAATCAGCAAGCTGGCCCTCAAGATAGAGCACCAAAAAGGCGAACGGCTCCAAAATATCATTGCACTAAGGGAAGCCCTGGCCCTGTGGAAGCAATCTCACGAAGGCCTCCAGTTTGGAGATGCAGAGCTGGGGCTCTCCGGGGCTAATTCCAGCATCATCATGGAGATGTTTGAGACCATTTCCCCGCACTATGAGGCTATCTACCAAAATGCACAAGACCTCCTCTCATTGCCCCCTGATCATGACGACAGCACTGCCCTACTCAGAGCGGACTATGTAAGCACCATTCTGGCCCATGAATCTACCTTTCTGGAAGGCATGGACAAGATCGTCTTCCAATACGATGAGGAAGCTCAGAAAAAAGTACGGGAACTGAAAGAAACCGAATATTTCCTCCTCGTCATTTCTCTACTGATCATCATCATTGAATTGATTTTCATCTTCCGGCCGCTGGCCAGAAGTGTGCGCGCCACTGTGCAGGACCTCATGGCGTCTGAGGAATCCTCGAGAAAGATGACCCGCGAACTCTCCAAACTCTACGAGGAGTTGGGCAAGTCCTATCAGGACCTGGAGGCGGTCAATCTGGAACCGGAATCCCCCTCACTTTATGCCAGCATGAGCGCTCAGGGGGAGTTTATGTACCTCGCTCCGCGTTTTCTTCACATGATGGAATACGAAGAGACCGAGCCACCCAAGACTTTCCAACAATTGCTCAAAAGCAGTGGATATAAAGATGATTTCATCAAAGGACTGATGCTACTGCTTCAGGAAAACAAAAACTGGACCGGAGAAATCAGGCTCATCACTGAGCCCGGAGACTTCTGCTGGGTGGAAACTTTTCTAATACCCATCGCCATCACCGGAGAGATCAAAATGATCTCACATGACATCACAGAGTTCAAGGAAGCCAAGATCCGCTCCCGGGAGCTGAATAGAGAACGCATCGAAAAGTCCGTGAAAGAGCAGCAGTACCGCTCGGTACTGATCCTGGAAGGTCAGGAAGAAGAACGAAAGCGGCTCTCCAGAGAGCTACACGATGGCGTGGGCCAAATGCTCTCTGCCATGAAGCTCCTGCTGGAATCTTTCGCGCCCTCCTCCAACCCGATGAAAATGCGACTGGAAGACGCCAAGAGCCTGATGAAGAGCATCATTCAGGAAGTGCGAAGGGTCTCCTTTAACCTTACTCCAAGCAGTCTCGACGATTTTGGGTTGGTGCCGGCCATCAAGAAATTTTGTGATGAGATCAACTCGGTGACCAAAGCGAAAGTGGAGTTTGTGAATGAAACCAGGTTTATCAACCGTCTGGAAAGCACCATTGAAACCAACCTGTACCGCATCATACAGGAGAGCGTGAATAATGCGCTGAAATATGCCAAAGCCACACACATCACTGTGCGCTTTTCGCATAACATCAACTCGCTGAATATCCTCATAGAGGATGATGGCAAAGGATTTGACTATGACCGACTGGGAAGCAGTGGCCATTTTGAAAAAGCCGGTCATGGAATTTTTAATATGAAAGAGCGAACTTCTTATATTGGCGGTAGTTTTAACCTGACTACCGAGCTCGGAAAAGGAACCAAAATATTTATCACATTATCCCTAGATAAAAATGATTAA